The Chionomys nivalis chromosome 20, mChiNiv1.1, whole genome shotgun sequence genome includes a region encoding these proteins:
- the LOC130863116 gene encoding ubiquitin D-like — MRRRICEELREGFSYDRKRRKKEKFQWVKQAFWLTLSASFAYIVHSEQWPSMTFDKVKKINEHIRSKIKVSVQDRVLLLGSKVLKSQRKLSSYGIDKERTIHLTLKVVKPSNEELPLFLVESSNEGQRHLLQFRRSSSMYQVKEMIENATAVSPKAQIVTCNGKRLEDGKIMADYNIRRGSLLFLTGHCIRG, encoded by the exons atgaggaggaggatTTGTGAGGAACTGAGGGAAGGTTTCTCTTATGAtcgaaaaagaagaaagaaagagaaatttcaGTGGGTGAAG CAAGCATTCTGGCTGACTCTCTCGGCTTCCTTTGCTTACATTGTCCATTCTGAGCAATGGCCATCAATGACCTTTGACAAAGTGAAAAAGATAAACGAACATATTAGATCCAAAATCAAGGTTTCTGTGCAGGACCGGGTCCTTCTGCTAGGCTCCAAGGTCCTCAAGTCCCAGAGAAAGCTATCATCTT acggCATTGACAAGGAAAGAACCATCCACCTCACCCTGAAGGTGGTGAAGCCCAGCAATGAAGAGCTGCCCTTGTTTCTGGTGGAGTCAAGCAATGAGGGTCAAAGGCACCTTCTCCAATTTCGAAGATCCAGTTCAATGTACCAGGTGAAAGAGATGATCGAGAATGCGACCGCCGTGAGCCCCAAGGCTCAGATTGTGACTTGCAATGGAAAGAGGCTGGAAGATGGAAAGATCATGGCTGACTACAACATCAGGAGGGGCAGTTTGCTCTTTCTGACAGGGCACTGCATTAGGGGCTGA